The proteins below come from a single Pseudarthrobacter sp. SSS035 genomic window:
- the argB gene encoding acetylglutamate kinase yields MNTQTRETTSMSDAQSKAGTLIEALPWIQRFAGTTMVIKYGGNAMVNEELRRAFAEDVVFLHHVGIHPVVVHGGGPQINSMLARLGIESEFKGGLRVTTPEAMDVVRMVLTGQVGRELVGLINSHGPYAVGMSGEDGGLLRAVRTGTVIDGEEVDLGLVGEVVGVNPEGILDILAAGRIPVISTVAPEIESDGLETAAGEVQTTGQVLNVNADTAAAALAEALGASKLVILTDVEGLYANWPDRSSLISSLTASELRQLLPSLESGMIPKMEACLKAIDGGVERAHIVDGRLPHSMLLETFTTAGIGTQVVPDEDSEKEGATP; encoded by the coding sequence CCGTGAAACGACGTCCATGAGTGATGCCCAAAGCAAAGCCGGCACGCTGATCGAGGCGCTGCCCTGGATCCAGCGGTTCGCCGGCACCACCATGGTGATCAAATACGGCGGCAACGCCATGGTCAACGAGGAACTGCGCCGTGCCTTCGCCGAGGACGTGGTGTTCCTGCACCATGTGGGCATCCATCCCGTGGTGGTCCACGGCGGCGGTCCGCAGATCAACTCCATGCTGGCGCGGCTGGGTATCGAGTCCGAGTTTAAAGGCGGACTCCGCGTCACCACCCCCGAAGCCATGGACGTGGTCCGGATGGTCCTCACCGGCCAGGTGGGCCGCGAACTGGTGGGCCTGATCAACTCCCATGGCCCGTATGCCGTGGGCATGTCCGGTGAAGACGGCGGCCTGCTCCGTGCCGTCCGGACCGGCACCGTCATTGACGGCGAGGAAGTGGACCTCGGCCTGGTGGGCGAAGTTGTCGGCGTGAACCCCGAGGGCATCCTGGACATCCTGGCCGCCGGCCGCATCCCGGTCATCTCCACCGTGGCACCGGAAATCGAGTCCGACGGCCTCGAGACGGCAGCCGGAGAGGTCCAGACCACCGGCCAGGTCCTGAACGTCAACGCGGATACCGCCGCGGCTGCCCTTGCCGAAGCGTTGGGGGCCTCCAAGCTGGTGATCCTCACGGATGTCGAAGGACTGTACGCCAACTGGCCGGACCGGTCCTCCCTCATCTCGTCCCTCACGGCCTCGGAGCTGCGCCAGCTGCTGCCGTCGTTGGAATCGGGCATGATTCCCAAGATGGAAGCGTGCCTCAAGGCCATTGACGGCGGGGTGGAACGCGCGCACATCGTGGACGGCCGCCTGCCGCACTCGATGCTCCTG